A genomic stretch from Anaerolinea thermophila UNI-1 includes:
- a CDS encoding class I SAM-dependent methyltransferase produces MNAKTDLEPQLLYPQSWSEYELLDCGNGYRLERFGVFRVIRPDAEAIWAPALPEREWKAIHARYIPAPEENGGHWEKIKPIPERWQIHYKDLRFWLQMGGSKHLGVFPEQAVQWDWIQEQIKAFAKPVRVLNLFGYTGLSTLAAASIGASVTHVDASRKAITWARENQILSGLENKPVRWLIDDALKFVQREARRGVTYEGMILDPPKFGRGPKGEVWEFYKLLPELLQVCQAVLSPQPCFVVLTAYAVKASPITMYYAIEDMLKGKGGHIEVGEVALKESNPRGRLLATALFARWTYQKRGEEL; encoded by the coding sequence ATGAATGCTAAGACGGATTTAGAACCTCAATTGCTTTATCCCCAATCCTGGAGTGAGTATGAACTTCTCGATTGCGGAAATGGATATCGTCTGGAACGTTTTGGGGTTTTTCGAGTTATTCGCCCCGATGCAGAAGCGATTTGGGCTCCGGCTTTACCTGAAAGGGAATGGAAGGCAATTCACGCCCGTTATATCCCTGCCCCTGAAGAAAATGGCGGTCACTGGGAGAAAATTAAGCCAATTCCTGAGCGCTGGCAAATCCACTACAAAGATCTTAGGTTTTGGCTCCAGATGGGTGGTTCGAAACATCTAGGGGTATTCCCTGAACAGGCGGTGCAATGGGATTGGATTCAAGAGCAGATCAAGGCCTTTGCCAAACCTGTACGAGTGTTGAATTTATTCGGCTATACCGGTTTGTCCACACTCGCTGCTGCAAGCATTGGCGCCAGTGTGACGCATGTGGATGCCTCCCGTAAAGCAATCACCTGGGCAAGAGAGAATCAAATCCTTTCTGGGTTGGAAAATAAACCTGTGCGCTGGTTGATCGACGATGCTCTGAAATTTGTACAGCGAGAGGCTCGCCGGGGAGTGACTTACGAGGGTATGATTCTTGATCCGCCAAAGTTTGGTAGAGGCCCAAAAGGGGAGGTTTGGGAATTTTATAAATTGCTTCCGGAATTGTTACAGGTGTGTCAGGCGGTATTGAGCCCTCAACCCTGTTTTGTGGTTTTAACCGCCTATGCCGTAAAAGCCTCACCGATCACCATGTATTATGCGATTGAGGATATGCTTAAGGGAAAAGGTGGACATATTGAGGTGGGAGAGGTGGCGCTCAAAGAAAGCAATCCAAGAGGAAGGTTACTGGCAACTGCGTTATTCGCCCGATGGACTTATCAGAAGAGAGGAGAAGAATTATGA
- a CDS encoding MalY/PatB family protein, producing the protein MKYDFDTVIPRQNTDSEKWSFYPKDVLPMWVADMDFRSPEPVIEALRARVEHGVFGYPNQATVLKDLLVERMAHRYSWKITPEDIILLPGVVPGINIACHAFAHHKGVVVQPPVYGPFLTAPQNAKAIRLDAPLVQNNLGEYEIDWDILKTACSKDANLMIFCSPHNPVGRVWKREELEKMGELCLRHRVVLCSDEIHCDLVYPGHAHIPIASLSPELAHNTITLMAPSKTFNLPGLFCSFAIIQNPQLREEFLNARQGLVGGVNIMGITASVAAYQSGEEWLTQLLDYLQGNRDFLYNILQAEFPELKMSKPEGTYLAWIDCRNLPETFSNPSKFFLEKAKVGVVDGKWFGKEGEGFVRLNFGCPRSILNEALERMKLALSS; encoded by the coding sequence ATGAAATACGATTTCGACACCGTTATTCCTCGTCAAAATACAGATAGTGAAAAGTGGAGTTTTTACCCTAAGGATGTCCTGCCTATGTGGGTGGCAGATATGGATTTTCGCTCGCCTGAGCCCGTGATTGAAGCATTAAGGGCAAGGGTAGAGCACGGAGTCTTCGGTTACCCCAATCAAGCCACCGTTTTAAAAGATCTTCTGGTAGAAAGAATGGCTCATCGATATTCGTGGAAAATTACACCGGAAGATATCATCCTGCTTCCCGGAGTGGTACCCGGGATTAACATCGCCTGCCATGCTTTTGCACACCATAAAGGCGTAGTAGTTCAACCTCCCGTTTATGGACCTTTCCTGACAGCCCCCCAAAACGCCAAAGCCATTCGCTTGGATGCGCCACTCGTTCAGAACAATTTGGGGGAGTATGAAATCGATTGGGATATTCTCAAAACGGCATGTTCAAAGGACGCCAACCTGATGATCTTTTGCAGTCCTCACAATCCAGTGGGAAGGGTTTGGAAGCGCGAAGAACTGGAAAAAATGGGAGAACTTTGTCTGCGCCATCGGGTGGTGCTTTGTTCTGACGAGATTCACTGCGACCTGGTCTATCCGGGTCATGCTCATATTCCCATTGCTTCACTATCTCCGGAACTTGCGCACAACACCATCACCTTAATGGCACCTTCCAAGACCTTCAACCTCCCCGGATTGTTTTGTTCTTTTGCCATCATTCAAAATCCACAACTAAGGGAGGAGTTTCTTAACGCCAGGCAGGGATTGGTGGGAGGAGTAAATATTATGGGAATTACAGCCTCTGTGGCTGCCTATCAGAGCGGCGAAGAATGGCTCACTCAGTTGCTGGACTATCTTCAAGGCAACCGAGATTTTCTTTACAACATCCTTCAAGCGGAATTTCCTGAACTTAAAATGAGTAAACCGGAAGGCACTTATCTAGCATGGATTGATTGCAGAAACTTACCTGAAACGTTTTCCAACCCTAGTAAGTTTTTCCTCGAAAAAGCTAAAGTTGGTGTGGTAGATGGCAAGTGGTTTGGTAAAGAAGGGGAAGGATTTGTGCGGCTAAACTTCGGATGCCCAAGGAGCATACTCAATGAGGCTCTCGAACGAATGAAACTGGCGCTTTCATCATGA
- a CDS encoding YdcF family protein has translation MKTKSLWSILAILLGIVISCLCITPFLLGSIGSLLVISTPLQPADAIVVLSGGRDLQRLEKAVNLMKEGQAGYLILTKTEDITESGRQTADYLASEAHQRGIPVPKIVITQKTSKNTEQEAIATLEILRERGWKTLIVVTDPYHTLRSRIIFREVMRKDSIKVYTVPSKKPDVPSWLWYIDGNSRRAVWREILSLLAYLLYK, from the coding sequence ATGAAAACCAAATCTCTCTGGTCAATTCTGGCTATCTTGCTGGGGATCGTCATTTCTTGCCTGTGTATTACTCCCTTTCTCCTGGGATCCATCGGTTCTCTACTGGTAATCAGCACTCCCCTGCAACCCGCCGACGCCATTGTAGTCCTGAGCGGTGGCAGAGACTTACAACGTCTTGAAAAGGCAGTGAATCTGATGAAAGAGGGACAGGCTGGTTACCTGATCTTGACAAAAACTGAGGACATCACAGAAAGTGGACGGCAAACCGCAGATTACCTGGCCAGCGAAGCACACCAACGCGGTATACCTGTTCCAAAAATTGTTATTACTCAAAAAACGTCCAAAAATACAGAGCAAGAAGCCATCGCCACTCTGGAAATTTTGAGAGAGAGGGGATGGAAAACACTGATTGTTGTCACTGACCCATACCATACCCTGAGAAGCCGTATCATCTTCCGTGAGGTCATGAGAAAAGACTCTATCAAGGTATATACAGTGCCATCGAAGAAGCCCGATGTTCCTTCATGGCTCTGGTACATAGACGGAAATTCCAGGAGGGCTGTATGGAGAGAGATTCTGTCATTGTTGGCGTATCTTCTCTACAAATAA
- a CDS encoding cold-shock protein: MSVRYTGTVKWFNATKGYGFIGRDDNAGDDVFVHFSAIQMEGYRTLKEGQKVEFEIEQGPKGLQAAQVVPLS; this comes from the coding sequence ATGTCTGTTCGTTATACTGGAACCGTAAAGTGGTTCAACGCTACTAAAGGCTATGGTTTCATTGGTCGCGATGATAACGCTGGGGACGATGTCTTTGTACATTTCTCAGCCATTCAGATGGAAGGATACCGCACCCTGAAAGAAGGTCAAAAGGTTGAGTTTGAGATTGAGCAGGGCCCCAAAGGGCTTCAGGCAGCCCAGGTTGTTCCGTTGAGTTAG
- the glmS gene encoding glutamine--fructose-6-phosphate transaminase (isomerizing): MCGIVGYIGEQDATPIILNGLKRLEYRGYDSAGLAVMQDGKIEIRREAGKLSKLASLIENQPVSGKMGIGHTRWATHGEPSARNAHPHLSSNGDFVVVHNGIVENFLELKEELSAEGVIFRSDTDTETIVHLVERYYSSSSGLVEASRKALKQLKGAHGIVIMSSREPDKIIAARIGNAGGVVIGFGDSEMFIASDIPAILEHTRRVIFLESGQMAIVTQHNVQVQTLNGETILPQIHTISWDPVAAEKGEYRHFMQKEIHEQVRSLTDTLAGRVDFDEGRIHLDTLNLTAEKARKIEKIIVTACGTAAHAGMVGKVLIERIAKIPVEVDIASEFRYRDPLVNPNTVVLAISQSGETADTLAAMEEARKKGAMLWSIVNAIGSQAMRLADGCISMQVGPEIGVASTKAFTAPLVDLYMLAVLLGDLRGELSATERKRLVADLSLIPDLAGKCLDREEEVKKVAYALKDTHNALYLGRGINMPIAYEGALKLKEISYIHAEAYPAGEMKHGPIALVDKNMPVIAITPRDPWYDKMISQVEQVKARGGIVVVVATDGDEKARELADYVLWIPETPWLLSPVITVIPLQILAYHIATLRGLDVDQPRNLAKSVTVE, encoded by the coding sequence ATGTGTGGAATCGTAGGTTATATCGGTGAGCAAGATGCCACACCGATCATTCTGAATGGATTAAAACGCTTGGAATACCGCGGATACGACTCCGCAGGGTTGGCAGTTATGCAGGACGGGAAAATCGAAATCCGTCGGGAAGCCGGCAAACTGTCAAAACTGGCATCCCTGATCGAGAATCAGCCTGTGTCCGGGAAAATGGGTATTGGGCATACTCGATGGGCAACCCATGGAGAGCCGTCTGCCCGCAATGCACATCCTCATTTGAGTTCCAATGGAGATTTTGTCGTTGTGCATAATGGGATTGTGGAGAATTTTCTGGAATTGAAAGAAGAACTCTCAGCAGAAGGGGTGATCTTCCGCTCAGACACCGATACGGAAACCATTGTTCATCTGGTTGAACGCTATTACTCAAGTTCTTCAGGATTGGTTGAGGCTTCGCGCAAAGCCCTCAAGCAACTAAAGGGAGCCCATGGCATTGTGATTATGTCTTCCAGGGAGCCGGATAAAATCATTGCCGCACGCATTGGGAACGCTGGTGGAGTGGTCATTGGTTTTGGCGACAGTGAAATGTTCATTGCCTCAGATATTCCCGCTATTCTGGAACATACTCGACGGGTAATTTTTCTGGAGTCCGGACAGATGGCAATCGTGACCCAACACAATGTCCAGGTTCAAACCCTCAATGGAGAAACCATCTTGCCGCAAATTCATACTATCTCGTGGGATCCTGTAGCAGCAGAAAAAGGCGAATACCGTCACTTCATGCAAAAGGAAATCCACGAACAAGTACGCTCACTCACAGATACCTTAGCAGGTAGAGTAGATTTTGACGAAGGGCGCATTCATCTTGACACACTCAACCTCACTGCCGAGAAAGCCAGAAAGATTGAAAAAATCATTGTTACCGCATGCGGGACAGCGGCACACGCCGGGATGGTGGGAAAAGTGCTGATTGAACGCATTGCTAAAATCCCTGTGGAAGTGGATATTGCCTCGGAATTTCGCTATCGTGATCCTCTGGTCAATCCTAACACGGTAGTTTTAGCCATCAGCCAATCCGGCGAAACGGCCGATACTCTTGCAGCCATGGAGGAAGCACGTAAGAAAGGAGCCATGCTCTGGTCCATTGTCAATGCCATTGGCTCTCAAGCCATGCGCCTGGCAGATGGATGTATTTCCATGCAAGTAGGGCCCGAAATCGGCGTAGCCTCAACAAAAGCGTTCACGGCGCCTCTGGTAGATCTCTACATGCTGGCTGTTCTGCTGGGCGACCTTCGTGGTGAATTATCTGCTACGGAGCGAAAACGTCTGGTAGCCGATTTATCTTTGATTCCCGACCTGGCGGGGAAATGCCTGGATCGGGAAGAGGAAGTAAAGAAGGTCGCATACGCTCTGAAAGATACGCACAATGCTCTTTACCTTGGACGCGGCATCAACATGCCCATTGCCTACGAAGGGGCTCTCAAGCTCAAGGAAATCTCGTACATCCACGCAGAAGCCTACCCAGCAGGGGAAATGAAACATGGGCCGATTGCCCTGGTAGATAAAAACATGCCTGTGATTGCCATTACTCCTCGAGACCCCTGGTACGACAAAATGATCAGTCAGGTGGAGCAGGTAAAAGCCCGAGGTGGAATCGTTGTAGTTGTGGCAACCGATGGCGATGAAAAAGCCCGAGAACTGGCAGATTATGTTTTGTGGATACCTGAAACTCCCTGGCTGCTCAGTCCCGTTATTACGGTGATTCCCCTGCAAATTCTGGCATATCACATCGCTACCTTGCGTGGCTTAGATGTAGATCAACCCCGGAACCTGGCAAAATCTGTCACTGTGGAGTAG
- a CDS encoding L-serine ammonia-lyase, iron-sulfur-dependent, subunit alpha encodes MKSIRELYRIGHGPSSSHTMGPRRAAEIFRRCNPTAEKFRVVLYSSLAATGKGHLTDVAIREALSPLPVEFLWCPDQQLPLHPNGMEWFALGKGDEILSRWVVYSSGGGTLRAEGEPIEESPDIYPLTTLQEIMKECIRYGKTFWEYVIEIEGNELWEYLREVNRVMHQAIQRGIDTEGVLPGGLGLPRRAWNFYRKISLSGGYLVKEGYMPAYALAVAEENAAGGLVVTAPTCGSSGVLPAVIKHIEDTIPTTEPQVLRAIATAGLIGNLVKENASISGAEVGCQGEIGTACAMAAAAAAQLMGGSVRQIEYAAEMGLEHHLGLTCDPVNGLVQIPCIERNVFAATRALDCATFACYSDGNHRVSFDEVVHVMKQTGHDLPSLYRETAVGGLATAYRVPPKKLESSTPQ; translated from the coding sequence ATGAAATCCATTCGAGAACTTTATCGAATCGGCCACGGTCCTTCCAGCAGTCATACAATGGGACCTCGCCGTGCTGCAGAGATTTTCAGACGGTGCAATCCAACGGCGGAGAAATTTCGTGTAGTATTGTATTCCAGCCTTGCTGCAACCGGAAAAGGACATTTGACAGATGTAGCTATTCGAGAGGCGTTATCTCCATTACCGGTTGAGTTTCTTTGGTGCCCGGATCAGCAACTTCCTCTTCACCCTAACGGAATGGAATGGTTTGCACTTGGAAAGGGAGATGAAATTTTATCTCGATGGGTAGTTTACAGTAGTGGAGGAGGCACCTTAAGAGCAGAGGGTGAGCCCATTGAAGAGAGTCCGGATATTTATCCTCTTACTACGCTCCAGGAGATTATGAAGGAATGCATTCGCTATGGAAAGACATTTTGGGAATATGTCATAGAGATTGAGGGAAATGAGTTATGGGAGTACCTCCGGGAAGTTAATCGGGTAATGCACCAAGCCATTCAACGCGGGATTGACACTGAAGGGGTTTTACCAGGTGGATTGGGACTTCCTCGAAGAGCATGGAATTTTTATCGAAAAATTTCTTTGAGTGGTGGTTATTTGGTGAAAGAAGGCTATATGCCTGCCTATGCCCTGGCAGTGGCTGAGGAAAATGCTGCTGGGGGATTAGTGGTTACTGCCCCCACATGCGGGTCCAGTGGGGTGTTGCCGGCTGTTATCAAGCATATTGAGGATACCATTCCAACAACGGAGCCTCAGGTTTTACGAGCGATTGCAACGGCTGGTTTAATTGGGAATTTGGTAAAAGAAAACGCATCCATCTCAGGGGCAGAAGTGGGTTGCCAGGGTGAGATTGGAACTGCCTGTGCTATGGCGGCTGCAGCGGCAGCGCAATTAATGGGCGGTTCCGTACGCCAGATTGAATATGCCGCAGAAATGGGATTGGAACATCATTTGGGTTTAACCTGTGATCCCGTCAATGGGCTGGTGCAAATTCCCTGCATCGAGAGAAATGTCTTTGCGGCAACTCGCGCTCTGGATTGTGCTACCTTTGCCTGTTATTCTGATGGTAATCATCGGGTATCTTTTGACGAGGTTGTACACGTGATGAAACAAACCGGTCATGATCTGCCTTCCCTGTACAGAGAAACAGCGGTAGGCGGATTGGCTACCGCCTACCGCGTTCCTCCGAAAAAACTGGAAAGTTCTACTCCACAGTGA
- a CDS encoding histidine phosphatase family protein, which yields MADSIKFSNGFHDLPLSIFLLDDLSQHPKSRMVKLYSEISGKGFRKMRLYFIRHAQSENNALYERTGSENGRSDDARLSELGKVQAQHLAEFIMNGFDPTEKSNGKGFAFTHIYCSPMYRAIATGTYISQALGQPLKVWKDWHECGGMYLTNPITGKKEPRPGITLTQVREWFPELLTEGYIKEDGWWNRPFEEDGERDVRARRVLKELLSRHGGTDDCVAVVSHAGFYVHFLTAVMGLESLRPLWFRMHNAGISRFDFETENTVLVFHNFVSYLPPDLRSV from the coding sequence GTGGCCGATTCGATAAAGTTCTCGAATGGATTTCATGATTTGCCTCTCTCAATTTTCTTATTGGATGACCTCTCTCAGCATCCAAAATCCAGAATGGTAAAATTGTACTCTGAGATTTCTGGAAAGGGATTTAGGAAAATGAGGTTATATTTCATTCGCCATGCCCAATCTGAAAACAATGCGCTTTATGAACGAACAGGCTCAGAAAACGGGCGTTCTGATGATGCCCGCTTGAGTGAACTCGGTAAGGTGCAAGCCCAACATCTTGCCGAGTTTATTATGAACGGTTTTGATCCAACCGAAAAATCGAATGGAAAAGGTTTTGCATTCACCCATATCTATTGCAGTCCAATGTATCGTGCAATTGCCACAGGAACATACATCTCACAAGCCCTAGGACAACCATTAAAGGTGTGGAAAGATTGGCATGAATGTGGGGGAATGTATCTGACAAACCCAATTACCGGGAAAAAAGAACCCCGCCCGGGTATTACACTTACCCAAGTCAGGGAATGGTTCCCAGAATTATTAACCGAAGGTTACATCAAGGAAGACGGCTGGTGGAATCGTCCGTTTGAAGAGGATGGAGAGCGCGATGTGCGTGCCAGAAGGGTTCTTAAAGAACTTCTTTCGAGACATGGAGGAACCGACGATTGTGTAGCTGTGGTAAGTCATGCAGGGTTTTATGTGCATTTTCTAACGGCGGTGATGGGATTGGAAAGTCTTCGTCCGCTTTGGTTCAGAATGCACAATGCAGGAATCAGTCGCTTTGATTTTGAAACCGAAAATACTGTTTTGGTGTTCCATAATTTCGTATCTTACTTACCACCAGACTTACGGTCTGTTTAA
- a CDS encoding aminoacyl-tRNA deacylase, with protein MTFTSPAIEFLRQKDISFSLFVQPDGLTMLDEIARFRGQRVSQIVRSLVFRYSEKKYALVLAQAGRNVNWKSLRAVLRVRRIAMATPEEVFQVTGYVVGAVSPFGLAQNLPVLVDQKILREEVVSTGSGILNVAIIIRVDNLLRALDDYQLVEV; from the coding sequence ATGACTTTTACTTCTCCTGCGATTGAATTCCTGCGCCAAAAAGATATTTCGTTTTCCCTCTTTGTTCAGCCAGATGGGCTCACCATGCTGGATGAAATTGCCCGCTTCCGCGGACAAAGAGTATCTCAAATTGTGCGTTCACTTGTTTTTCGATATTCTGAAAAAAAGTATGCCCTTGTGTTGGCGCAGGCAGGACGCAATGTTAATTGGAAATCTTTGAGGGCGGTATTAAGGGTGAGAAGAATTGCAATGGCTACTCCGGAAGAAGTATTCCAAGTTACAGGGTATGTCGTTGGAGCAGTATCTCCATTTGGGTTGGCTCAAAACCTTCCTGTGTTGGTGGATCAAAAAATTCTCCGGGAAGAAGTTGTCTCTACGGGGTCAGGGATCCTAAATGTTGCCATAATTATTCGTGTTGATAATTTACTTCGGGCACTTGATGACTATCAACTGGTTGAGGTTTAA